The genomic DNA CTCAAAAATAGTGTTTAATTCATCACCAACAAAAAAAGCCTCACATGAAGGTCTAAATCCCATGCTTCCCAGCTTTGACTTCTTCTCCAATGAGGAATACCTGGATGGAGATAAAACAGCCATCTCCATCGCCTTTGGAAAGTAAGacagattttcctttttctttctaaaatcGATTCTGagattattttaaagacatataACCATGAAATGTTGTTCATGCCAATATACATTGCATTTCCTTGACTTAATGAGATTCAGTGTTCAAGTATGGTTCCAGAAAACAGAATTaatttttccttatttttgGGCAGGCTGGTGGTGCacgcactgctaacgttagccacactctgcagACCAGTTTGACATTATTTACTAGCAGACATTGTTATATCCCCATTATATCCCTCAGTTAACACAGCTCATAACATTTACTGAACAAGATATGATTCCCCTCAACTCTGTTGAAGGCATAGAGATTTGGTGTATGAAGTAGCATTCATATGAGCAGCTTTTACAATAGCTGTAAATTTCATTGTTGATGAATGTGATGAACTGCTTAAAATTGTAATAAAAAAGGCTTCACACACTATGTTTAGTCATGTTAAactaactttgctaaatgtttactgttttctgagtgttttcttacttttagaCCAGTTGATGTCTGGATATAAAGTTCTCTCACGCTGCACAGCCACTTAGATGCATTTTTTCATCTGTCATTTTTTAGGTTTTTGGaggagcaaaataaaaaagccaaTGCTTGGGAAAATAATAAGAATGCAGAATCAAATGATGTGGATATGGAAAAAGGGAAAGCAAATGGCAAAGCATCATCCACTATCACTGACTCAGTGTCAAAAAAGTATGTGGAAGACAATGATGGTGAAGTGTCTTTGAGCAGCCTTTTGAAAGCTTCTCCTTTTCTGTCtgctgatggagaggaggaggaggagatgatagTCAAGTCTCTGTCAAAGTCCCTCCACAAGGACCAGCACAACGGGGATGAATCTTCGAAGCCAATTAGCAAGGTCACGCATTCTGCCCGTGAACTGTTTGAAGAATGCTTTGACAAATGGCACAATGTGGCCTATGCACAAGTAGCAAAATGTGACCTTGGCGCCATAGCAGAAGATGTTTATCTCAGTAAAAAGCAAGATAAAGCAGCAGCTTTAGCTGCAGTGCTTGCCAAGAGGGAGTTAGAAAGAAAATTTGAGGAATTGTCCCCAGACATAGTTGGTACAACAAGTAAGatggcaaaaaaaacctttatacCATGTCCTACACCACCACCCAGGAGGAActctgagagagagatgttCCTGATCAGGGACGATGACTCATCTTTCATGTCCTCAAGAAATCAGGAAGCTAAATTTAATGTCAAGATGGGTTTCCTTGGAGATAGCCTTATAAAGTGAGTATGAGACACTTTCTGGACTTTTCCTCGGTGAGCCAGAAGTCATTTATGAACATGCAGCTGCAAACGTTGGCACTTTAtctgtatgctgatgatgtaCTGATTTATCTGAAAAATTGCAAATCAAACAAtacatttgtttccttttttgatttgtctgatcagagtatatttttttctgtttttagccATTTTTTACAAGGAAGAGCAACAAACTAAGAAAATTGTTATTGTGATTTTCAGCTCCTCTGATATTTTAGCTGAGGAGCGACAGTTGTCACAGGATCTTGTGCAGTCCTCAAAAAAGGATCAGGAGTTTCGCTCCATCTTTCAACATGTTCATACAGCTCAGTTACAGAGGAGTCCCTCTGAGCTTTTTGCTCAACACATTGTCACCATCGTTCACCATGTTAAAGGTGAGTCATCCCCTCTCTTGCTGTTCTAAcagacaacattaaaaacagggaTTGGAACCTAATCATATTTCTTTTGTAGAGATGTCAATCATATTTCATCATTAAAGTCCATTAAAGTTATGTAACACATGACCAAATAATCTTTTAAATCTTCATAACAATCTCTTTTTTAAGGGGGACTGTAAAACAAGGCTTCAAAtatttacttgtgtttttactgttgAACAACATTCATTCACTGCAGCATCCTTGAGAAAATGACactataaacacaaacaactgtAACAGCTGTTTTCCTGTGTCCCTGTACAGCTCAGCACTTTCAATCTTCTGGAATGACTCTAAACGAACGATTCACAGTGTACCAGAGACGAGCTGCAGAGAAGGAAATGATGAAGCCAAGAAAAAGCCCAGAGATACACAGGTAGAGTCGCCTATTGAGTGACCCTCTCACCTTCAGTGTGCTGTGGCTTCACCTCCTCTTTTAACAGCTTTCAGGTATTTTTCTCACCTTTCCTACCTGAAAATCACCAGACTATCTTggctttttttgttctcatgcTTGGTGGAGGTCAGTTTTGTTTTCCCACCACcttgtcctttcttttttctgttttgtgttgttgttgcactTCACTAcatagctctgtgtgtgtttgggctcCTGTAACTTGAATCATATATTATGTGCTTTTAACTTTGTTGTCTCAACTATGTTTTTCCTCACAGAAGAATTGATGTTTCCCCAAGAGCTTTTAAGAAACACTCTCAAGTTTTTGAGGCCATGAAAAGCTCAGAGGAGGGCACTTACAAGGTGACTGAACATTTTGAAGTATGAAGTATGTTGGaaatacaaacaacagaaacGAGTGAGCAAGATGCCTTTAGACTGCGCTCTTCTAAAACTTGTGGCTTTTCTTGAGAGGAGATGCACAAAGTCTAAGAAATGGCAAGGCAAATGAGGCactttgactttgttgtttgttataCATTGCCTTCACACATGGTGATTGGTTAGAGTGTGGGCACAAGCCTGACCGAGGCTTTTGAATCATATAAGTTCAGAAATGGAAGCCACTGTGCCAAAGCTGTTCAAGGGACTCAATTGCCTTCGTAAGTATTCTTCATAAGAATAAAGAACGGAAGTAAAAAAGCAAGCCCTTTATGCACATATGCTTATTTGAGGCCTTATTCTTTAATACACATTGACTAAAAAACCTTCAAACTCAACTATTTTTACAACttcacatgtttaatgtttcCATATTTCTTTGTAATAAGGCATACATAAACTGATAtttcaaaaacagcaaaaaaaatatagttttcttttatcagaAAACATAGTTTGTTAGTAATTAATGAAGTCACCTTTTGATTCCCTCGAATCAGATGTCCAAGGTAGCTTTCCACAAGTTTCTCTCAATATTTCACTGGAATGTTGTCCCATTTCTCCTGACATAGCATGTTTTACCCGGTCAGGTTTGAAGGCCTCTGACTCGGACACACCTTTTTCAGTTAAGTCTCACTTCAATTCAAATTAGGGTTTTTTGATGGCCATTCCAATACTCCTTGTTTGTTGTCTGTGAGCGATTTTGTTAAGGCTTTGAAGGATACTTGgggtttttatatttgtagaCCTAATTGGGACCTAGTTTTGACATTTCCAGCTCATTCCTTGAGATGTCGCCTTGGTATTTGTAGATAATCTTTTCCTCATGATGTCCTCTATCATTTGGCAATGCACCAGGCCTTTTTCCTGCAAAACAGCTCAACATAATGTTGCCACCCCATGCTTCACAGCTGGAATGGTTTTATTGGATGGAAAACCTCAACCCCTTTCCTTCCAACATAAAACTGATCATTTATCTCCTCTTGGGGGTGCCAAGGTGTTACCAAGCCCATTTAGCTTTAAAATTCCTCAAGCGAATTCTGAATCTACCCCTAGGTCGCTCCCAGTTggacaaaccccccccccaaaaagcCCAAACGACCTCAACTGTCTCTCTCAATGCTGCGTAGTGACTTTACTCTCAACCTCTACCAGCGCTCCCTTGGGCTGAAAAAACTCAAAACCTTTTGAGCTTCCTCTTCACCACAAAATTTCTGAACAAACCCTGCAATACTACTGACGCTGCACCAACCAGTCTGTCGATCTGGGCATCCATTTTACCTTCACTTGTGAATAAGAGCCTATATACTTGAACTTCCTGGCTTGAGGCAGTAACTCACTACAAAACCAGAGGGAGCTCTGTTTTTGGGCATTGAACTATAGCCTTAATCGGCTTTCATCCCAACTTTTTGATGCTCACCTGCAAATCTTTTCTAGGAAATATTAGCTCAATTAAGTTAGACCTTGGCTATTATTTCAAAGTTTACCTTTATGAAGTAAAATAAGGTACATTACAGACTTACAAAAAATGTATGGTCGCATGGAATATTTGAAATTGTGAAGAGTGAGTTTGAATGTGTAAAGcctttctgtatttaaatacaTGGTCTCAACTGTACTACTAAATTCAGTTAACTAAATGTGTTATTAATTTGCATGGACATAATTGGTGAAACATTTGTAATCTTTAAGTATAAATCCTACTGAGATACAATAGACTGAGTAAACTTTAACAAGCATGAACAGtcctttctttttgttcttaCCCATTGTTAAAGGAGGAACCATGCGAGTGGTTTTGCTAGTTAAACAGCAGCTCTTTAAAGGTTTCTTTACTTTAGAGTAGGATACCAGCAACTATTTCCCAAAGCAATATCAAAGTTTCAAGATTGGTTTCCTCCCATCTAGgtagaaaatgttttagtttgtgtCTGTACGACAgtaaatacatatacatatgaAATATTTCACTGTGCACATTCAGGCATTGTTTTGAAACACACTACAAATACCTGAAAATGTAATGTGGCGGAAACTTTCATGGTCAGAATTTGGGATACAGCTGCTACAAGTCTTATTCTACATGGAGCACAAACAAGCAAGAACATGAAAAATGCTTTGGCtgtttgttctggtttatgGATGCTGGACTTAAGCATTTCAAAGAACCCCATTGGGATGTTTCCAATACACGTCCTAATGGCTGACCATCCAATACCTGACCTAATGTTGATGGTAATGAAATGCCTAACTAAAgcaaataaaagtattttcctGTTTCCCTTAAAACTCAATTAGCTGACTGGAAGgtagaaaataaatctaaaaacaaaTGCTTTGGATAAGGGTTTAGATTCTTTGGATACCCTCAAAAATGCAAAACTACTGGTTTGGCACTTTAAGTACATTGGAAagtttatatgattttattcatGTTAGCTGGTTGTTAGAAGGggtttcctcctcttttcaaTGGATGTCACTATTTAGTCTACAAACCAGCTTGGCAGAGAGCAGACTGAGCATTTACATGCTAATCCAAAATCTGTCCACGACGTTatcttctgttttgatttgctCAGGACGGCGGGGAAAAAATGAAGGGTGACGCGATGGACCTTCGTTTGGATATTGAACGCCGCAAAAAATATTCCATCCATGAAAGAGATTATAATCAGGATCGTGGAAGAGATATGGGAGAGTCCCCAGATTCTAGTAAAGAAAGGTCTTTGGAAAGGTTCTCCAAATGCAACGAGAGATCAAAGTATGTGCAAAATATCTACTGTTATTGAATACTTACATTTGTCTACCATGCTTGATAGACAGTTAGGCATGAAGGTTTTGCATGTACCATTTCTCCTTTTaggaaaaataagaagaagCGCTCTCGCTCGAGttcatcctcatcttcctcatcgTCAAAGTCCCACAAGGAAGATATACCCCATAGCAAAACTGAGCCCAAAGATAAAGGCTTTACCAAGGCCCGACTGGGTCAACAGGAGACACCAGGACCAGCTGAAAGTGGAAGGCCTCGTGGAGGATTCGTAAGTTTTTCTGATGTTGGATAGTTTTGGTCAATTGGCTATGCTAAGTTATATTATAAAAATGACTTTCACAGTCTGCTGGGTATcaatcttgctttttttttctcaatattcTTCTGTGCAGCAAGTCCGAATTCGTGGAAGGAGCTGGAACAGAGGCAATTATCAGGGTAACTGTTCGCATAGtggaaacatgtcaaacatgGAAGTACACCCAAAAAATGAAGACCCAGAGTTCATCCCCAAAAGCAGAAAATACTACTTGGTATGGATTTGTTTCTATTGCATGTCTCCCATTTGTTTTTCAACTAGCATTACCAAAATACACCATTATGAAATAATGGGCAAAACCatagtatcaaaaagtaagGTTGCAGATTGCAACCAACACACAACAGCTTCTCTCACTCTCCATTTCCAAGTGTGTAAGAGAACCAGA from Labrus mixtus chromosome 11, fLabMix1.1, whole genome shotgun sequence includes the following:
- the thrap3a gene encoding thyroid hormone receptor-associated protein 3 isoform X3, translating into MSRSTKSASRSRSRTRSRSRSRSTSHSRSRSRSRSRKRYYRSRSRSGSRSYSPPNNRDKKYPRGYQNNREFRGYNRGFRRPYNFRGRGRGYFPRGRFQRGGGGGGYNNNNFRQNWKNYKQHPQKQQHQQQYQQQQQQQQQQYYSRGRPHNVQKRSGSPSHGHSHHSDKSSSPLSRHSHRSSSSSHSSSPKCRPGSLLSKQEELSAFKEVQKEGGGDGEPEELVGVLAGDANGDAGNGKTEGKWKSLTDCNSSPKRASPLASSAVTVGQNIKTTKQSSLSPKITNSISNGNPSSKIVFNSSPTKKASHEGLNPMLPSFDFFSNEEYLDGDKTAISIAFGKFLEEQNKKANAWENNKNAESNDVDMEKGKANGKASSTITDSVSKKYVEDNDGEVSLSSLLKASPFLSADGEEEEEMIVKSLSKSLHKDQHNGDESSKPISKVTHSARELFEECFDKWHNVAYAQVAKCDLGAIAEDVYLSKKQDKAAALAAVLAKRELERKFEELSPDIVGTTSKMAKKTFIPCPTPPPRRNSEREMFLIRDDDSSFMSSRNQEAKFNVKMGFLGDSLINSSDILAEERQLSQDLVQSSKKDQEFRSIFQHVHTAQLQRSPSELFAQHIVTIVHHVKAQHFQSSGMTLNERFTVYQRRAAEKEMMKPRKSPEIHRRIDVSPRAFKKHSQVFEAMKSSEEGTYKDGGEKMKGDAMDLRLDIERRKKYSIHERDYNQDRGRDMGESPDSSKERSLERFSKCNERSKKNKKKRSRSSSSSSSSSSKSHKEDIPHSKTEPKDKGFTKARLGQQETPGPAESGRPRGGFQVRIRGRSWNRGNYQA
- the thrap3a gene encoding thyroid hormone receptor-associated protein 3 isoform X2, which codes for MKKHTRSRSRSGSRSYSPPNNRDKKYPRGYQNNREFRGYNRGFRRPYNFRGRGRGYFPRGRFQRGGGGGGYNNNNFRQNWKNYKQHPQKQQHQQQYQQQQQQQQQQYYSRGRPHNVQKRSGSPSHGHSHHSDKSSSPLSRHSHRSSSSSHSSSPKCRPGSLLSKQEELSAFKEVQKEGGGDGEPEELVGVLAGDANGDAGNGKTEGKWKSLTDCNSSPKRASPLASSAVTVGQNIKTTKQSSLSPKITNSISNGNPSSKIVFNSSPTKKASHEGLNPMLPSFDFFSNEEYLDGDKTAISIAFGKFLEEQNKKANAWENNKNAESNDVDMEKGKANGKASSTITDSVSKKYVEDNDGEVSLSSLLKASPFLSADGEEEEEMIVKSLSKSLHKDQHNGDESSKPISKVTHSARELFEECFDKWHNVAYAQVAKCDLGAIAEDVYLSKKQDKAAALAAVLAKRELERKFEELSPDIVGTTSKMAKKTFIPCPTPPPRRNSEREMFLIRDDDSSFMSSRNQEAKFNVKMGFLGDSLINSSDILAEERQLSQDLVQSSKKDQEFRSIFQHVHTAQLQRSPSELFAQHIVTIVHHVKAQHFQSSGMTLNERFTVYQRRAAEKEMMKPRKSPEIHRRIDVSPRAFKKHSQVFEAMKSSEEGTYKDGGEKMKGDAMDLRLDIERRKKYSIHERDYNQDRGRDMGESPDSSKERSLERFSKCNERSKKNKKKRSRSSSSSSSSSSKSHKEDIPHSKTEPKDKGFTKARLGQQETPGPAESGRPRGGFQVRIRGRSWNRGNYQGNCSHSGNMSNMEVHPKNEDPEFIPKSRKYYLHDDRDGESEWKWVDSRGRGRGSFPRGRARFIIRKATGGPNTSGQKWAHDKFQVNGEQGGKQEDKTTQDHKGGGIDE
- the thrap3a gene encoding thyroid hormone receptor-associated protein 3 isoform X1, which produces MSRSTKSASRSRSRTRSRSRSRSTSHSRSRSRSRSRKRYYRSRSRSGSRSYSPPNNRDKKYPRGYQNNREFRGYNRGFRRPYNFRGRGRGYFPRGRFQRGGGGGGYNNNNFRQNWKNYKQHPQKQQHQQQYQQQQQQQQQQYYSRGRPHNVQKRSGSPSHGHSHHSDKSSSPLSRHSHRSSSSSHSSSPKCRPGSLLSKQEELSAFKEVQKEGGGDGEPEELVGVLAGDANGDAGNGKTEGKWKSLTDCNSSPKRASPLASSAVTVGQNIKTTKQSSLSPKITNSISNGNPSSKIVFNSSPTKKASHEGLNPMLPSFDFFSNEEYLDGDKTAISIAFGKFLEEQNKKANAWENNKNAESNDVDMEKGKANGKASSTITDSVSKKYVEDNDGEVSLSSLLKASPFLSADGEEEEEMIVKSLSKSLHKDQHNGDESSKPISKVTHSARELFEECFDKWHNVAYAQVAKCDLGAIAEDVYLSKKQDKAAALAAVLAKRELERKFEELSPDIVGTTSKMAKKTFIPCPTPPPRRNSEREMFLIRDDDSSFMSSRNQEAKFNVKMGFLGDSLINSSDILAEERQLSQDLVQSSKKDQEFRSIFQHVHTAQLQRSPSELFAQHIVTIVHHVKAQHFQSSGMTLNERFTVYQRRAAEKEMMKPRKSPEIHRRIDVSPRAFKKHSQVFEAMKSSEEGTYKDGGEKMKGDAMDLRLDIERRKKYSIHERDYNQDRGRDMGESPDSSKERSLERFSKCNERSKKNKKKRSRSSSSSSSSSSKSHKEDIPHSKTEPKDKGFTKARLGQQETPGPAESGRPRGGFQVRIRGRSWNRGNYQGNCSHSGNMSNMEVHPKNEDPEFIPKSRKYYLHDDRDGESEWKWVDSRGRGRGSFPRGRARFIIRKATGGPNTSGQKWAHDKFQVNGEQGGKQEDKTTQDHKGGGIDE